GCCCATATTAGCTACTGCTGTAAAATCTTAACGTGGGTCAGCTGTTTAATTATTGTGGTCTCGCATGCGACACTCATAAATGAAGTGAAACATTTCCATCATATCTTAATGTAACTCTTTATTCCATGCCACCACGAAGTATTTTGTACTTCTTAGAAGCCAAGTTTCACATTGACATGAACACACAAAGATGAATGAAGCACAAAGGCTTCTGACAATTGGTTTTTATGAAACACACATTACTTTCAAGAAGTACAAAACTATAACATAATTTCCATGCCTGGTTTGCAGATCTGTGCTATTGCATCACCAACTACCTTGATTGATATCTGAAGGCCAATTAATGTGTGTTAGGTCATATAATCACGTTTGTGTTGAGAAGAGACACACCTTGTCAGTCCTATCTACAGTATGCTGGTTCAGAGTAAATTTATTTTGCTTCTGTTTCATTGCCCCCATCATCTTTCTATTGCATTTAGCTGCATatagccttttttttctttccccttttgAAAGAGGATAACCTCAGAAATAAAAGTACATGATCAAGCAGATGTCTGCACAAGCTTCATCATTAAAACTGCTTTATTTACAGAAATTGTAATGTTCCCAACTACACAAAATTGCCTATAGTCTAGTACAGCTACATTCAACATGCAATAGGTTCAACAACTCTACAATTAGGGTCTTCAATATCTGAGCCCCCAACGTCACAGAAGCATGTCTTCAGGATTGACATTTGTATGGACGGTAGTGCCCATCAATGCTGGTAGTGATAAAAACAGGTTGGAGGGAAATGCACCCTCTTGACCTTCATACTAAGGGCCAATAGCGACACAACCAGCAATAATTCTTAAAGAATGGCTAGCAAACAAGAAAATGGctataaaaagtaaaaaaatacaCCCTAGACAAAACATATCGACTTATGCATCCACTACCAACACAGCCAGAGCACAGAAGTTCCCATGACCCCATGTCTGCATGTGAGCTATTCTGCAGAAAGTAAAATTGCATCATGTGGGGTCTGCAAGAATTATTAGCAATGATTACTTTGCCACAGTCACATGAAGCTTGCAGAAGATTAAAACAGCCCCAAACAGCTTGGCAGCAGGGGCCACATCTTGCCGCCAACAAGAGTACTGCAGAACGAATCTCAAAAATTGCCAGTTTTCATTTACTTTTGCTTCACAGTTCAGTGCTACCAAAACCAGTGCACATCGGCATAGCTGCTGCATAAACTCTTTGTCATGAATGAAGGCCACATGCTTAGGCACTGACAGATGGCAGTGTGTTGTTAAGGCAGTAATTTGCCTGCAATTGCTCTCTTCAACGAGTCGCAGCATTGCGAACAAAGCGAACACCACAATACTACCAGTAATTAGAAAATATTTTTCCTGCTTTCTGAAAATGGGCAGTAACTGTCACTACGACAATTCAACCTGAGACACAGGTGCCATCCATATGTGACCCAAGACAAGGCCCCTAAATGCCAGCATGAGAATGGCCTTAAGATCTCTGTGGTTTCAAGACACATGCATTAAGGATTGCAGGAAGTCTTAAACTAGGTGGAAAGAAATCTTGACAAAGACTTCTCAAACACATCTCACCGGGGCAACATCTTACTGGTACCAAAGCCCACTCACGCCAGCATTGACGGGCACCAGCAAGAACTTAACTCAATCTGGTAGAGGTGCATGTTTCCAATGGGAAGATGGCAATGCATCCCCCTAGCAGCGCGGCGAGGTTGCTGATGCTGAGAAATCTTCTTCCGCAGGAGTGTCAAGAAATTCTAGGTACTCCATGCCAATAGCAAGAAAGCAAGCCGAAGTGGAGGCAGCAAAGAGGGAGCGCACAAGGTTGGAGTTAGGCAGGAGCGACTTCGTGACAGCCCAAAGAAGCACCGAGCCAAAGTTGAAGAGAACCGCTTGGTAGGCACTGTACATGATGCGGTGGTACGGTGGTGCTCGTGTCATGTGTGGCCGGAAGTAGACATACAGCCCAGTGCCAAGATGTGAATTGAAGAGAAGACAGTTTGCCACTGTCACACTCTGGTCAGGGTATAGCCTGCACAATGGGGGAAAAGGCATTAAGATATTACGCATTTAGTACATCCAAGAACACAACTGTCTAGGAACTCTGCATGGCACAAGAATGACAAGCATTATCTATACATGCATGCATCAAATGTGAAATTAAATGGCAGAACTTAAATGTAATATGATACGTATATCAGAGCAAAAGGTATCGATACAACATGGACAGTCAGCTGTTAAATAAAGTGCCATAATCTCAGCATGCATCAGTCTCTATATTGTGGTTTTATCATCTCCAGCCTGCTTTAATGAGATTCACATAGACAAATACAAGGCCAGTTGCACAGATTCAGTGAATATTAGATCATGTACTACGTGGAGTGTACGTACATGTGGGAGGCAGGCACTTGTCTATGACATGCACTAGAGATTGTTAATTTGTGTTTTGACAAACTGTATACAATGACATGGCAATTTCTATTTCTCCAAAAAACTGTGTGtgcgagtgggggggggggggggggggatctaaATGGGTAGTTGGCAAGTCTCTGTGTCTATCCCTCTTTCCTGTTCCCCTGCTTCATGTTCTTCTACTTCATGGCGCTGATACCACAGTTCCGGAGTGGTCTTCGAATCGGCATGGACTTCTCAATACAACTGTGTGTGAACAATTGGGATCCACACATGATAAATGTTCCACATACTTTCTTATACAGTCAAAGCAAATCTGTAATGAAGGACCTAGTGTAACTGTGCTCAGCTATCTTTTCAGATGTCTGCACAATTTTAAAAGTGACTGCTTACACTACTATATCAATTCACCCTAATCATTTTGTAACCTTAAATAACAGaactatgcaaaaaaaaacgtatttaaaCATATTTTTAAAGCAACAGCACCAAATACAGCCACTGGATTTGTGGAGTCCAGTCAAACCCAGTTATAACGAACAGGCTTTATGTTAAAGGTAGCTCAATATATATCAGGTAATCCTACATATCCAACCCACCTATCACGAACCTAAAGAAACTTTTGTGATGCCTTCATTATGCACAGTTTTGTTATCTCGagtgaagaaaagaagcaaggaAGGAATCCAAACTATGCATAGTAGGCAGTAATTTGTGTCTGCACCTTAAACTGTTTCTCAGCGTCACCAAGAATGGCAATCCAACAGGATTTCACTTCGATAATTTTCTGATACGCTTCCAAGCATTCTCATATGCATCCTCAAAATACAAAACAAAAGTAACAAAAATGAACAGTAAAGTAACTTCTCTCCTTATGGTATGCAAGTAGCTTTATGGTGCTGGCAGCAGACACTCCAAGTTCGAGATGTCCAACATCCCAATTTCTTATGAGCACTTTCTTATTTCACACGAGTATAGGCCAGTACGTTTTGTGTGTTTAATATACATAATGATTCGCTCTATCCAGGTTCATTATACTCAGGTTCGACTGTACTAATAACAAAACCAGCGGCAAATACTGGAGTAAACAAAATTTTTCACTGAGAATGTGTAAAACCTTGTGAAAACATTTTGAAAAAAGACAAGCTCAGGAGAAAGGTCCTACAATGACCAGAAATGCAGTCTTTCAATAAAGAAAGCTTCATGAAATGAGCTTAGTCTTTCAATAAAGAAATCTTCATCAAATGAGCTTAGAATAGCAACTTTTGAACAACTATAAATGGAAAGTCTTCAAGCTTGCGATGACATGGTAAGTGTAATAACCGTGCCACAAAATACACATTTTCAACAGCTGTCGGCAGGCTGCACTGAGATGACCCCAAAGTCGTATCTACCAACCCTCCCGAAATACCCCATGCTAAGAATGAACGAGCCTTCACAGCGCAGTGTTCTGCCAATGTACTCCACACCAAAACAGCTGCATGCCACTTTGAATACGAGTACAGTAAAGCTAGGGggcagagggggggggagggaggtgtattctgtaagtgtccacctactGGACATGTCTATTTCGGTTGGAAGTGCTGATTCGCCGGGCTGGGGTACAAGCAAGAGACAGGCAATCCCAGCCATTGTCCTTCTCGCTGCTACAGCTCCAGACAATCAGCAGCAGCTTAAATGGTCAGTCCACTAGGTAAACACCTAAAgaataccgcccccccccccccccctttcctggTCAATAAAGCTTCAGCAAAACATACTAAAGCTTAAGCCTGGCAGAAGTTGGCAAGTTCACAGCTTGGCTACCATAACACCCATGGCACTTTTCAGGACATTAAAGAAAGAGTTTGTGTGAAATGCTGATGGAAGCAGAAATCTTTACTAATTAGTCCATCAGCATCAAGGAATATATACAAGTGAGAAAGCGTGTGAATTCAAGAAAATGACACGTATCAAGGGTGGCCAAACTATTACGTGCACATATGGCTCGAAAAACGTCATGTACGTCACAGCTGGCTGCTCGGTGCAATTTTGTTGCACCCTACCATGTCAGCTTTTACTATCTTGTTATGAACTTCGATATAGGCCATTCTTGGAAGCTATAGACTAACTGTTACTTAGAAAAAGGAAGGGCAGTCAATACAGCCTTAAAATAAGTTGAGCCAATGACAATCAGCATTATCCATGTTGACGTACCTCTGAACACACACCGACATCTCATGATCCATGCAATGGACAATGCAGAGCTCATGCTGCATGCTTTTACTGATACTTTACTACATACTATAGCAGTTCTAAATGAACCTGGGTGGAACCTCTGCCTGGGACCCCTTATATACAATTGCATAATTGTTTAAACTTTGGCACTTGTCTGACACTCCAGACTACTTAATTCCTAGTTCTTGCAAGTCTGCATATTACCTGCTTTCATTAAATTTTTTATGCACCCCTGTTCGTATTTAACCTCCTTATATTTCATAGTTAATTCCTTGTGCAATCAGGTATTGCAACAGTTCCAAATTCAGTTTGCGGTCATGACAGCTCTAGGACATTACTTCTGCAGCAACTTGTGAATGGGTATTACTGGTAACTAACATGAAATGCAAATTCAGTTGGAAGCAACGCTGAAGAAAGAATTCAGCTGAAAAAGAGGCAATCGCATAACCTTTAAACACTCCTGGTTATAAACACAGCTAGAGCGAAGGCATAGGCGTCGCAATGTCTTCGTTTGCAGCATTATGGATTACTGAAATATTTGAACGGTCATGTTGACTGCGGGCAAGGCTATTTGATGCATGTGAAAATGTCACCGACAACGGGGTAAGGCAAAAGCCGACTGTTTGCTCTCCATAAAACTTCCGGAAAAACTAACAGGACAATTACGTACATAGCCTCATGTCACCATCCCTTCTCTTCTATGACCGCTAAATATCCCCCTAGGTCACAAGCAGAAATCCACACGATGCCACCTTTTCTACCACAGTACACTTTGCTATGGATAACAAGTGAGCAATTGAGGCTTGTCTTGAGCATTTCTTGCAGAGTACACGGGACACACTCGGAACGTACCTAGATAACAGCTCCGGTATGAACACGGTGACCGAAAACGTGCAGTAGCTGACTGCTCCAGCGATCGGCAGGTACACTTTGTAAATGTTGTCTGCCGTGAACGGGGGAAGCCGCGCTATCCATTGTCTAAAGGTTGGCGTGCCTTCATCAGGTGTCGACATCCTGATCCAATTTCACGAGAGTTTATCAAAGGACAAAGCGAAACTCGCAGCAATGCAattgcagcagcaacagcagtcgTCCCCCGGCGGTGCGGCACGCCTGTGTACCTCACGTACGAAGTAGACTTAAAATGCCAGCTTCCCTTCAGTAGCGTAGTGGTCACTGCTGCCATCTAGCCGACTGGTCTGAATTCTCAAAGCATCgcttatggcctccgagatttggaGGCCATGCATTGCTCCGCGGTTGACTCCTGTCGCGACTAAAACGCCTGCATAGACGTTTATGCCGGCCAGGTGGCGACCAGGAGGGGTTTTCCTTAACTTTccttaaaatccctatataggaaaagtaccgccatccggcctgaaagcttcaacggcatggaggaaggaaaaaaactttctaagggcgccaccgtcgacttccTTTCGTAagcaaaaataatgaaaaaaaaaaaaaaaaaaaaaaaaaaaacgagcgcttaaggagaggagacggcggaggaaagagtagatggcggtacttttactattagggcccattcacacttgcgactaggcgaggtcgcgccaccaattgcgactggcgaccagaaaactactcaagacgaacgatgttcacacttggACTTTAGTTTTAGTCGCAGTGTTCTAGTACGCTGTATTAGGTAATCATGGGGTGGGATTTTGTTAGTCATAGGTGTATTTATCGGGAgggcagtgggggggggggggggggggggggcactcccCCCTTCTCCATTGTCAGAAGGGGAGGGCAAAGTATGCCGTTTGTTTCATGCCATTTGGGCAAAGTATGCCAAAATTCATTCCAGGTAGacacgccttgcaaactcaccggctacaattcgtaaacttaATTCGTGAAGTTAATTcgtgattttttgttaatcacTTCAATATGTGTTATGATTTATTTTGCATGTCCGCCTCTGTGAATAACCCAGCTAAGGACTAGAATTCTGTTACCTGCAACAGGGAATTTTTAAAAGTTACGTAAAACGAAGCTATTGAACacaccacacaaacacacaccctTTGATCTTGCCAGCATAGGGCAAAGATCTTGCACTGCGTGTGCTTGTTCTCCATTTGCAAGCTTTTTCTGCGTATAATGCATCTCTTTATACATAACAAATGCTGTGAAATTCACAGCAATGTAATGCCAGCTATAccatgatgatgattgctattatTATTAGAAGTAATAAAAATAGTAAGTACTATTAATAAGCAATTTTGTTCGATGTAGAACTCGAATATGGAATCACAGGAAATTTTATAGAGAACACTTCCAAATTTTGCTCCAGAGAGACAATTTGTTAATGCAATCGACACTTACTAGGACATTTCTTGCAGCACGATAGGGCATTCTTTCTGTAGGCATCCTTTTCGGAACAGCTCAATGGTGGGCATCTGATGCGTCGACCCTCCACTGTTAGCGTCGTTGGCTGCACGTCAacgcagaaattaaaaaaaaatgaaatctgaGTGTATACTTTCTGCAATGCAAAGTGAAGACATATTTTACTAAAAAAGAAATATCTCAAAATCTTTCCTCATCTGaaaattaagaggaagctttagctcgggtgctcctatctGAATACATGCAAAAgaagaattcgtttttctcggcaaccactgcaccaaatttgacgatgtttattgcatttaaaagaaaaacttaaaatctggtgactgttggtttcgaaCTTTTGCTTTTGGTCGtcaattttttattaaaaattggcaaaaatcgCACATTTTCATAAAACGAGcctatgaagtttacaactctgtaactcagcaatggaaaatgatatcacaattctgtgcatTGCATGTAATAGTACATCTAACGTGGATCAAATTTATATATTACACATGAATCCCTAAAAAtttagtaatatggaaatacagcttttgcagaaaccttgtacacaacgtaaggAATT
The DNA window shown above is from Dermacentor silvarum isolate Dsil-2018 chromosome 1, BIME_Dsil_1.4, whole genome shotgun sequence and carries:
- the LOC119436563 gene encoding uncharacterized protein LOC119436563; the encoded protein is MSTPDEGTPTFRQWIARLPPFTADNIYKVYLPIAGAVSYCTFSVTVFIPELLSRLYPDQSVTVANCLLFNSHLGTGLYVYFRPHMTRAPPYHRIMYSAYQAVLFNFGSVLLWAVTKSLLPNSNLVRSLFAASTSACFLAIGMEYLEFLDTPAEEDFSASATSPRC